One stretch of Thermodesulfobacteriota bacterium DNA includes these proteins:
- a CDS encoding (2Fe-2S)-binding protein: MTDAVRFSLNGRAVDLRVEGDRLLLWVLRTELGATGTKYGCGEGHCGSCTVLVDGAATLACQTRVGDVAGRHVVTIEGLEADGELHPVQRAFVEHGALQCGYCTPGMILKAVSLLAANPSPTEEDVRRGLEGNLCRCGAHKRIVEAVLAASSDTGG, from the coding sequence ATGACCGACGCCGTCCGCTTCTCCCTCAACGGCCGCGCGGTAGACCTGCGCGTGGAGGGAGACAGGCTCCTCCTGTGGGTGCTCCGCACCGAGCTCGGGGCCACGGGCACCAAGTACGGCTGCGGCGAGGGACACTGCGGCTCGTGCACCGTGCTGGTGGACGGTGCGGCTACGCTGGCCTGCCAGACCCGAGTCGGCGACGTGGCGGGCCGGCACGTGGTGACGATCGAGGGGCTCGAGGCCGATGGGGAGCTCCACCCCGTGCAGCGGGCCTTCGTAGAGCACGGGGCGCTCCAGTGCGGCTACTGCACCCCCGGCATGATCCTCAAGGCCGTGAGTCTGCTCGCCGCCAACCCCAGCCCCACGGAGGAGGACGTGCGCCGGGGGCTGGAGGGGAACCTGTGCCGGTGCGGGGCCCACAAGCGCATCGTCGAGGCCGTGCTGGCGGCGTCCTCGGACACGGGAGGGTAA
- a CDS encoding twin-arginine translocation signal domain-containing protein yields MGDERERGAVETFPWGLRIGRREFLQRVGVLGGGLLVYVSLGAPPAPAQFRERRRQTGTAPGD; encoded by the coding sequence ATGGGAGACGAGAGGGAGCGGGGCGCAGTCGAGACCTTTCCCTGGGGGCTGCGCATCGGCCGCAGGGAGTTCCTGCAGCGCGTCGGCGTGCTCGGGGGCGGGCTCCTCGTCTACGTGTCCCTTGGCGCGCCGCCCGCCCCGGCCCAGTTTCGGGAGCGGCGGCGCCAGACGGGGACGGCGCCGGGGGATT